From Stigmatella erecta, one genomic window encodes:
- a CDS encoding MDR family MFS transporter, whose product MLRAVMALTSLPARVTAQVRAAAGGLPATFWFLWTGTLVNRLGSFVTPLLAIYLTRERGFSAEQAGLVASLQGAGAVLSGPLGGAIADRLGRRAALVLSLWLGSAGMLFLGFSETFLWIHLAAFTLGILGEMYRPVVSTTIADVVRPEDRVRAYGLLFWVVNIGFAIALPLAGWASQAGFRLLFIADAATTFVYGCLVWWRVPESRSPRGPSARSFLPSLRPMLAPLKDKVFRGFGIPTFLGAFIFFQSMVSLSLDLKDRGFTTAQFGLVMSVNGTLIVLLQPFLSTWVSRWRRSAVLAASGLLTGVGFGLHALSVNLTLAALAVAVWTLGEILSGAVSLSVVADLAPPEQRGSYQGAYYMLWGLAGCAAPAVGGWVLDHLGRNVLWGGCLLLGLLVAVWHLAVAQDRRRHMEALRLKFEGVSAHED is encoded by the coding sequence ATGCTGCGCGCCGTCATGGCCTTGACCTCCCTTCCCGCCCGCGTCACCGCCCAGGTACGTGCCGCCGCGGGAGGCCTGCCGGCGACGTTCTGGTTTCTGTGGACGGGGACGCTGGTGAACCGCCTGGGCAGCTTCGTGACGCCCCTGCTGGCCATCTACCTGACGCGCGAGCGCGGCTTCTCCGCGGAGCAGGCGGGCCTCGTCGCCTCGCTGCAGGGCGCAGGCGCGGTGCTGTCCGGGCCCCTGGGCGGGGCCATCGCCGACCGGCTCGGGCGCCGGGCCGCGCTGGTGCTGAGCCTGTGGCTGGGCAGCGCCGGGATGCTGTTCCTGGGCTTCTCGGAGACGTTCCTGTGGATCCACCTCGCCGCCTTCACGCTGGGCATCCTGGGCGAGATGTACCGGCCCGTGGTCTCCACCACCATCGCGGACGTGGTGCGCCCCGAGGACCGCGTGCGGGCCTATGGCCTGCTCTTCTGGGTGGTGAACATCGGTTTCGCCATCGCGCTGCCGCTGGCGGGGTGGGCCTCCCAGGCCGGCTTCCGCCTGCTGTTCATCGCGGATGCGGCCACCACCTTCGTGTATGGCTGCCTCGTCTGGTGGCGGGTGCCCGAGAGCCGCTCCCCGCGCGGCCCCTCCGCCCGCTCCTTCCTGCCCTCCCTGCGCCCCATGCTGGCGCCCTTGAAGGACAAGGTCTTCCGGGGCTTCGGCATCCCCACCTTCCTGGGGGCCTTCATCTTCTTCCAGAGCATGGTGTCGCTCTCGCTGGACCTGAAGGACCGGGGGTTCACCACCGCCCAGTTCGGCCTGGTGATGTCGGTCAACGGCACGCTCATCGTGCTGCTCCAGCCCTTCCTGAGCACGTGGGTGTCCCGGTGGCGCCGCTCGGCGGTGCTGGCCGCCTCGGGGCTGCTCACCGGCGTGGGCTTCGGGCTGCACGCCCTGTCCGTCAACCTGACCCTGGCCGCGCTCGCCGTGGCGGTGTGGACGCTGGGCGAGATTCTCAGCGGTGCGGTGTCCCTCTCGGTGGTGGCGGACCTGGCGCCGCCCGAGCAGCGGGGCAGCTACCAGGGCGCCTATTACATGCTGTGGGGACTGGCCGGCTGCGCGGCCCCCGCGGTGGGCGGCTGGGTGCTGGACCACCTGGGACGCAACGTCCTCTGGGGCGGCTGCCTGCTGCTGGGCTTGCTCGTGGCGGTGTGGCACCTGGCGGTGGCCCAGGACCGGCGCCGCCACATGGAAGCCCTGCGGCTGAAGTTCGAGGGCGTGAGCGCCCACGAGGATTGA